The region GCAAGGCCAGCGCCACCACCAGTCCTTCCGGAATGTCCTGGATGCCGATGCCCGTCGCCAGCGCGATCGCCTTGCCCATTTCATCGCCGCCGAAACCGACGCCGATCGCCAGGCCTTCGGGAAAATTGTGGATCGTCACCGCCATCACGAACATCCAGATGCGGCTGGTGCGCATGGATTGAATCGCCGGATTGGGTGCGATGAAATGCTGGTGCGGGATCAGATGGTTGATCGCCAGCACGAACAGGCCTCCGAGCATGATGCCTGTGGCGGTCAGCAGGACCGCGCCGGTTTTTTCGTAGCCCAGTGCCTGGGCGTGGTTCATGGCCGGAATGATCAGCGAAAATACGCTCGCGGCCAGCATGATGCCGCCGCCGTAGCCGAGCAGCACGTCTTGCGTGCGCTCTGATATGCGCCGCGTGAACAGCACCCCGAGCGCGCCCAGGGCCGTCAGTCCGGCGGCTGCGGACGAGCCAAGCAGCGCCATCCTGACTTCGGGATGGTCAAGGAAAAACGCCTGCAGGCTTTCGTAGGATTTGACCAGGCCGAACACCAGTCCGACCGTCAGCATGGCGATCTGGCGCAGGCGCAGGCCGGCCCAGAATCCGGATGGGGAAGGAGCGGCTACGGGTGCCGGTTCGACAGGGAATTGTTCGCGCAATTGGGCTT is a window of Herbaspirillum hiltneri N3 DNA encoding:
- a CDS encoding ZIP family metal transporter, translated to MIQAQLREQFPVEPAPVAAPSPSGFWAGLRLRQIAMLTVGLVFGLVKSYESLQAFFLDHPEVRMALLGSSAAAGLTALGALGVLFTRRISERTQDVLLGYGGGIMLAASVFSLIIPAMNHAQALGYEKTGAVLLTATGIMLGGLFVLAINHLIPHQHFIAPNPAIQSMRTSRIWMFVMAVTIHNFPEGLAIGVGFGGDEMGKAIALATGIGIQDIPEGLVVALALRTLGYSPWKSAGAGILSGLVEPVGGVLGALATGVSATALPWALAGAGGAMLFVISHEVIPESHRQGHETQATLGLLAGFVTMMLLDTLLG